Genomic segment of Arachis stenosperma cultivar V10309 chromosome 4, arast.V10309.gnm1.PFL2, whole genome shotgun sequence:
TTTGAGGAGCAAGAAATCATGATTTTGAAAATGAGTATAAAATGGTCAGTTGGCCGGGAACCGTTGCTCTATGCGGTTCGAACTAACAAGAAAACCGGTAAATAAGCAAATTGATGACGAATGAAAAAAGATAGTTGAAAATGGATCTGTTGGATCAAAGCAAAAACCAGCCGGATTTTAAAATTCCACCTAAAAGAAAAACTCATATGGGTTGGATAATACTATAGCTAATGATCACACACGATATTGATCTCTCGATGTCTCTTGACTTTCACCGTTTCAggtcaattaattaattatgtttctATCACAAATGTTACCTTATATATATGGTTAATAATGTTAGCACCATATGTATTTGTTTACCTAAAATACTatatacacaaaaaaattaataactaaattagacattatatttttctatatattttgaTCAATTTATAGCACATATTTAATCTATTGCAGTCTAATTTTAATGTCggcaaaaaataattatagtaTTTAATCAAACTTATttgtttaaattattaatatgtagTGGATTAAAAGGTGatataacaataaataatttaattgttGGCATATTTTTTTGTCTAGTGTATagaataaaatctaactaatatATAGGTTCTTATTTTGCATTAGCATGACCCTAGTTCCCACTACAGTAAGAGTTTGCTCATCGGAGTAAATTATTATCGCATTTCTGTGACAAGAAATTAACATGAAACTAAAATCATGAAAAACATTATTCATATTCGGATCTTCCAATTTCCTACTACATTAGAATTTCATGAAGCATGGCATAGAATAAGTTCCCTGCTACCTTGTATAAGGAACTTTTTAATTTGGAGTAGAAGCAGCCATTTTGGCCATTAACATCTTAGCAAACTCAACAAGCTTCTCTGTTTGTGGCATAACATCTTTGACAGCACCATGTGCACAGAACCTCTCAGCCCATCTCACCAAACAAGGTGTCTTAACTTGGTCAAGCAACTTCACCCCAGTGAGTGAGTCTGTCACCCTCAGCCATCCCAAGAAGCACCCAAATGCAATGTCCAAGTAACCAATTTGGTCACCACCAAAGAAGTCTTTGCCTCTGCTTATCTTGTTAAGTGCATCCTCAAGCAATGTCAATCCTTCTCCGACCTCCTTTATCAGCTTCTTCCTCTCGTCCTCTCCTTTTGCTCCTCTAACAGATCTCAAGGTCGGGTACCACTGCAAAATCACACAATCATTTCCACACTTAAATTTCGTCATTCCAAAACTTGCACATAAAATCGTACCATGCAATTTTGTGTATTGACTATTTTGTATTCATAAAAGTAATATTTTAACACAAGTTTGTCCACACATATGTGACACATGATTAAAGAAAAATGAATCTTAAATATATCATGTATAAACATATTAGGGGATGCTTATATTAATGTAAGTATATATCAATAGACAGGTATACAtgcatcaaaataaaataaaatactgaCTATTTGTATGAGAGAATGCTGTAAGTGTTCCCAAAGTAATGTAAAGAGTTttcttttttaacttttatagTATTACATAATTTTCCCTGTGATCTCGTTTTAtgcttttgaaatttttttgtcaaaagATTAGCTGTCATATTAATAAGCAAAATAGTTAAAACCTCTCCTAAAATAGGTGGCAAATGGACATTGGCTTTATGGTaattgatgaatgatgataattttcaatcaagttaaacaaacaaaaaacatTGACATATAACAGCTAGAAAACCTTGACAAGGTGGAGTATCATTGTGTACCTTGTCATCGAGATAGGTAGCCCAGAAGCGTGCAATGGCACGGTCGTAAGGCTCAGAAGGGAGAATGGATGGGCCAGAGGACCAGACATCATCCACATACTGCACAATGATCAAGGACTCGCAGATAGGTTTGTCTTGATTAATGAGAACAGGGACTTTCTTGTAAACAGGGTTGGAATCAAGAAGGAGCTGACTCTTAGGTTGAAATGTCTCCTCAAGGAACTCATAGCTCACTGATTTGATGTTAAGAGCTATCCGAGCCCTCATAACAAATGGACTAGACCATGCCCCCAACAGCTTTACTTCACTCTTTGTCATGGTTTATTCAGGAAATAAGGTTAAAACTCTTTTAAGCTACTTTTGGTATATGTATGACTATATAGAAGAATGAATCAATGGCAAAAAGAAGGTTAGTTGATGTGAGAGTCTAGATCATAAATGCAAAGGTGGAATGGTAGATGAATGTGTACAAGGCTACCAAACTAACAAGTACCTACCAGTAATTTACTCGAGCTACTTGTTGGTCTCCTTGTTTTCCTGCACCATATCATGGTATGTATAGCTTTTAAGAACATTGTACAGTGCCATGAAGCATGCACGATCATTAGATTCTctctatatgtatatattgtatGCCAGATGAAATATGAGCATCAAATCCTTTCATCTGATTTGTTAATGTGGATAACTATAAGTAGAAGAATAAGCCAATGGCAACAAAGATTAGATAATTTATCATAAGGTCAGAGAGTTTATTGCATAATGCGAACATGGAATGCTAGATGAAGTTGTGTTTAGGAGTAGCAACCACCCACCACTAATTCTTCAAGGTTTTACATATTATGTGTTGTAATTTttgcaagaaaataaaagacaaaCTTTTTTCAATAAGATTATGAAATTCCAGCATCTATATCCATTTTGAAATCCATCATCACCGAATATAGAGCTCTATAAGAAGTTATGAAGGATGTCAAAAGCTATATTAGGAAAAAATTAGGTTGTATGAATTTCCTTTCATTTAAAAGAACTATTTACATATTTCCAGAAAACAATGAAAATTACCTTTGTTTTTCTACATGCAAGGGAGACAAAGGGATCCAGGATGTAGCATCTGGCAGTGTCCCAACTTCGACCACAAATATCCTTGGAGAGAATCTTAGGTGTCATGTTGAATAATTGAATTTGAGAACACACTATTTCCTGTGTTCTGTGTATGTTAGTATGAATGTATGATAATCTACTCTTAGCAATATACATGGACATCAATCTCACTATTTCAATAATGAGTGTAATTGCTGTTTATGGTCTGCAAGTTATGCGCACAAAATTGCTACCTCTGATAATTCCATCATACTCGGACAACATTCAACTAATTTCTCTTAATAAGACATTTCTCTATTGCTTCATCACAAAGCTCAAGGGTAATTTCCCAGTTCCCTTCTCCATAGTTTACATCAACAAAAATGTCATATATCTCTTTATCTGCAACCAAACCTTGGATTCTCATCTCCTCAAATAGCTGCCTAGCCTCTGCGAATTTTTTCCTCTTACAAAAACCTTTGATAAGAGCACTATATGAAGCAGCGGTAAGAGTGAAGCCCTTTTCCACCATTTCTTTATGCAAATACCATGCCTCTTTCATATTTCTAGCCACACTGTGCCCTTTAATCAAAATGTTATATGTGTTACTGTCGGGCTTCACTCCTTGAGCAAGCATCCCCTTATAAATCTCAGTAGTCACACGCATGTTATTTCTAATGCAATACTGCTTCATAAGAGAATTGAATGTCGTTGCATTTGGCATTATACCCTTCTCTAACATCCATTTGATTAATCTTTCACCATCTTCCACCATCCCTAACATGCAAAACCCATTCATTAATACATTGAATGTAACAACTGTAGGCTGAAGCCCCTTATCAAGCATAATTCTCAGCAACTCGTGAGCCTTCGCCATTTCCCCCATCTTGCAATACGCATCCATGACTGTAGTGTATGTAATAGTGTCAGGGTAAAACCCCGCCAGATCCATTTCTTCCATAAGTTTTATTGCTTGTTCTATATTTCCTATCTTACAAAGACCATTGACCATTACATTGTACGTGCAAAGATTTAGCTGAAGGCCCTTTCCAGCCATCTCATGAAGAAGATCATTCGCTATATCTACCTCTCCACGTTTACATAGGCCATCAACTAATGCAGTATAAGTTATGATATTTGGAGTCAGACCCTTTTGAACCATCTGGTTGTGAATAGAAAAGGCCTCTTTCATTTCCCCTGTCTTGCAATGCCCATCAATTAGAGCAGTATAAGTAACTTCATCTGGTTCTAACCCTTTACCAATCATTTCACTAAACAGTTGGTGTGCTTCCACCATCTTTCCAGTTTGGCACAGGCCGTGAAGCACCGAAGTATACGTCACAAAATcaggattgattttcttatgcCTCATTTCATCAAAGAGCTTGTGTGCAGCAGAAACATTCCCAGACTTGCAAAAACTGCTTATCAAAGTTGTATAGACAGCATTATCAGGAAAAGCACCCTGCTTTGACATCTGCCTCAACACTTTCATCGCTTCAACTACCTCACCAGCCTTACAAAGAAGGACAAGTATGTTATTGAAGGTATACTCATTTGGTGTTAATCCCTTCCGACGCAATTCTTCGACGAGCTTCAAGACCTTCTCTACCTCTCCAACCTGACAATAACCACTGATCATAGTGCTATAACTTACAACATCAGGAACATTCCCCCTAAACTCCATCTGTATAAGCAAAGTATGAGCTTCTCTTATTTTCCCCAAGTTACAAAGACAATGAAGAATAATATTATAAGACATAGTCTTCCAACAAACACCTACTTCGGCATACTTCCTGAACACCCGAACCGCTGTCCGCATCCCCTCGAAACTCCCCCCTAGCCTCGTGAGAAACAAGTTACAGGAATCTACAGACAAAACAACACCATAACTCAGCAGCTTATAAAACAACTTCCCAGCTTCTAGAAGCATCCCAGACTCAACAATCACCTGAAAAAACACATCAAACACATGGGGATCAGCACCCCAATCCTTATAAGTGTAAATCAACCTCTCAGTAAAaacatcaaacacttggtgtgcattcAAACGCGGCCTGCCCCAGAACTCAGAAACGAGCCTCTGCGCCATCCCAAGATCCCTGGCAGCCACAGAAATCTGAAGCACAATGCAGAGTGCTTCCAAGGAAGGGTCCCTTCTAAGACGAGCCCAGTTGAAGAAATCCAAGACAAGGTTGTAGTCGTTCTTGATGTCCATGAGGACCCAAATGAAGTGATCGGGTTTGAACTTTGACTCATAGGGTTTGAGAATGCGGCGGAGTGGCTCGGAGCGGCGTTGCTTGATGGTGGTGGAGATGCGGTGGACGAGGTCGGTGTCAGTGACGGTGGGTTTCTTAAGGGAgtaatcagggaaaggcctcggATTGGATGGGCCGAAAAAAGAAAAGGTTCTGAGAGAAGCGAAAGTGGGAAGTGGGAGATGGTGAAAGCGTTGAAGAGAGGAGGAGATAGCTGCAGCTGTTGCTCTCTTCATGTGAAAGACAAAAATCCGGCAATGGATGCCATGCTCCTTCTAGTATGGACAAGGTTACCAGAACCGGACCTGTAATTCTGTTAATAAACCGgtttagataaataaataataaaattatttaattattaacataCAAAAAATGTCAAGCTTTTATATTCCTAATATATCTATTTGAAAAAGTATAAGGAATTAACTTTTAGTTAGTAAACACAGTAGCTTTAGTAtttagatttataatttaagaattagAACTAAacatttatgatttaaaatttaaaatttaagataaacaaaataatttaaaaaaaaaaaactagataATATTGGTTAAAAAGAAGTTTGTTACCTAGCAATACTTTTTTACTTTACAATTAAATTTTCCATTCAACATAATTGCCACATAATATCAACAAATTTCAACATAATTACTAATTAATAGCTATATTTAAAATCCTATAATATCCTTTAacctaaaaaatttataatccTTCTCTCTCTAACTAGTATTCTCTTTCTCTTATcaccaaggttctgaaaacaTCAAACTGCTATAATTATTggtttattgatttattaatctAACTGGTTCAATCATAATTTGCCAGAATAACCGTtttataataaactaataaataaaatataaataaacacacaATTTATGGacaattttaagtttttaacaaGGTTGTTATcacaaaaattaacaaaaatgaGGATAAACACAAGGCGAGTGTATAATTGGCAATATTCATCAACCATGGCAAATTTAAGTTCTCAAAAGCCTATGCTGAATTAACCAGCATTTAACAATCTAAACAAATATAAATAGATAAACCAAGATTAACAAGAGTCATCACCATCCATCCATTTGCAATCGACCCCATTCTGCTATTAGCCCCAAGGGAGAAGCATGAGGTAATAAGCTCAATAGAAAGTGAGAAAGAgcaaatatttataattaaaatagcaAACCTTTCTAATAACTAAAGACAGCATCTGAGCTGACCATAGTTCCCCATGTCCCACAACAAAATCTGAGCAGACTATATAACAACTTTTAAAAATCAATCTCAGGAAGACCAGTCTTTGtccataaaaaaaccaaaaacgAAAACACATTTTGTTGTTTCACCATTATATCATCTCATAGAGGCTGTGCAATTGATACAGTTGGAAACCAAAATTGAGTTCCAAGaaaaaaactgggtcaaaaaatGCAACTTCCCCATTTTTACTTCTAATCTTCCCTGTATTTTCCTAACATGGTCACCAACCCAAAAAATATCAACCATTTGACAAATCAGCAAAATCACAAACACACAAAACAGCATCACAGCAGAACCAGAGCTAATCAGTAATCAAATAAtcattcaataaaaaattaaagacacaaaacattcAAATAATCAGTCAAATAATCATTGAACAGGGCATAAAAAAACGCAGAAAAAATGAGCAGTGAATTGACCTTCGAAGTCTGGAGCTCTGGGCAGAGTACGTTGCCGCTACGGACCACGCCGACCACACGACGGCGAGCAGGACGGCGAGCAGATGAAGACGACGGATGGGCCAAGCTCGCGGAAGAAGAGAGCAGGGGTTGGAGACTTGGAGAACAGGACGAAGAGAGAAGCCCTACGTGCGACGGACGGCGGAAGCGGCTCGACGGACGGACGGACGGCGGCTGAGGCTAGGgtttttaactttttctttGGTTAAGAGGACTTGAGGTTGATTTCTGAGTTCTGGAGAGtgaagaaagagagaagggGGTAAGCGCCACTGAAACtgaagtgttttttttttctctgttATAATTAGTTGTCATACCGAACCAGTGATCAAACCGATAA
This window contains:
- the LOC130973478 gene encoding glutathione S-transferase U17-like; the protein is MTKSEVKLLGAWSSPFVMRARIALNIKSVSYEFLEETFQPKSQLLLDSNPVYKKVPVLINQDKPICESLIIVQYVDDVWSSGPSILPSEPYDRAIARFWATYLDDKWYPTLRSVRGAKGEDERKKLIKEVGEGLTLLEDALNKISRGKDFFGGDQIGYLDIAFGCFLGWLRVTDSLTGVKLLDQVKTPCLVRWAERFCAHGAVKDVMPQTEKLVEFAKMLMAKMAASTPN
- the LOC130973473 gene encoding pentatricopeptide repeat-containing protein At1g05670, mitochondrial isoform X1, translating into MKRATAAAISSSLQRFHHLPLPTFASLRTFSFFGPSNPRPFPDYSLKKPTVTDTDLVHRISTTIKQRRSEPLRRILKPYESKFKPDHFIWVLMDIKNDYNLVLDFFNWARLRRDPSLEALCIVLQISVAARDLGMAQRLVSEFWGRPRLNAHQVFDVFTERLIYTYKDWGADPHVFDVFFQVIVESGMLLEAGKLFYKLLSYGVVLSVDSCNLFLTRLGGSFEGMRTAVRVFRKYAEVGVCWKTMSYNIILHCLCNLGKIREAHTLLIQMEFRGNVPDVVSYSTMISGYCQVGEVEKVLKLVEELRRKGLTPNEYTFNNILVLLCKAGEVVEAMKVLRQMSKQGAFPDNAVYTTLISSFCKSGNVSAAHKLFDEMRHKKINPDFVTYTSVLHGLCQTGKMVEAHQLFSEMIGKGLEPDEVTYTALIDGHCKTGEMKEAFSIHNQMVQKGLTPNIITYTALVDGLCKRGEVDIANDLLHEMAGKGLQLNLCTYNVMVNGLCKIGNIEQAIKLMEEMDLAGFYPDTITYTTVMDAYCKMGEMAKAHELLRIMLDKGLQPTVVTFNVLMNGFCMLGMVEDGERLIKWMLEKGIMPNATTFNSLMKQYCIRNNMRVTTEIYKGMLAQGVKPDSNTYNILIKGHSVARNMKEAWYLHKEMVEKGFTLTAASYSALIKGFCKRKKFAEARQLFEEMRIQGLVADKEIYDIFVDVNYGEGNWEITLELCDEAIEKCLIKRN
- the LOC130973473 gene encoding pentatricopeptide repeat-containing protein At1g05670, mitochondrial isoform X2; this encodes MKRATAAAISSSLQRFHHLPLPTFASLRTFSFFGPSNPRPFPDYSLKKPTVTDTDLVHRISTTIKQRRSEPLRRILKPYESKFKPDHFIWVLMDIKNDYNLVLDFFNWARLRRDPSLEALCIVLQISVAARDLGMAQRLVSEFWGRPRLNAHQVFDVFTERLIYTYKDWGADPHVFDVFFQVIVESGMLLEAGKLFYKLLSYGVVLSVDSCNLFLTRLGGSFEGMRTAVRVFRKYAEMEFRGNVPDVVSYSTMISGYCQVGEVEKVLKLVEELRRKGLTPNEYTFNNILVLLCKAGEVVEAMKVLRQMSKQGAFPDNAVYTTLISSFCKSGNVSAAHKLFDEMRHKKINPDFVTYTSVLHGLCQTGKMVEAHQLFSEMIGKGLEPDEVTYTALIDGHCKTGEMKEAFSIHNQMVQKGLTPNIITYTALVDGLCKRGEVDIANDLLHEMAGKGLQLNLCTYNVMVNGLCKIGNIEQAIKLMEEMDLAGFYPDTITYTTVMDAYCKMGEMAKAHELLRIMLDKGLQPTVVTFNVLMNGFCMLGMVEDGERLIKWMLEKGIMPNATTFNSLMKQYCIRNNMRVTTEIYKGMLAQGVKPDSNTYNILIKGHSVARNMKEAWYLHKEMVEKGFTLTAASYSALIKGFCKRKKFAEARQLFEEMRIQGLVADKEIYDIFVDVNYGEGNWEITLELCDEAIEKCLIKRN